A single Photobacterium toruni DNA region contains:
- the cspE gene encoding transcription antiterminator/RNA stability regulator CspE, whose protein sequence is MSNKTTGLVKWFNEEKGFGFITQDNGGADVFVHFRAIASEGFKTLAEGQKVSFEVEQGQKGLQAANVVAL, encoded by the coding sequence ATGTCTAACAAAACAACTGGTCTAGTAAAATGGTTTAACGAAGAGAAAGGTTTTGGTTTCATTACTCAAGACAACGGCGGTGCTGACGTATTCGTTCACTTCCGTGCTATCGCTTCTGAAGGTTTCAAAACTCTTGCTGAAGGCCAAAAAGTGTCTTTTGAAGTAGAGCAAGGCCAAAAAGGTCTTCAAGCTGCAAACGTTGTAGCTCTATAA
- a CDS encoding hybrid-cluster NAD(P)-dependent oxidoreductase — protein MLEKWHNHQPETFVCINKWQQTPDTVTIELQPQVNTESIDFKPGQFVSLGIRIDNKLLFRAYSISSIPHRSTLQLTIKRVDGGKVSTYLVNTLTIGDNVQLLKPTGEFNCIDHPPENQSVLLISAGCGITPVYSMAKYWLEHNANIDICFIHVAKSPSQTLFFEQLVQLNSEHSNFNLQLLLKDKADTEFHQGRLNQQWLEQLTPNLHQRTVYLCGPEGFMEDVSHYLQQLNFNMAQFFQESFTPTIAPVAEEVTKTVNVDIPAFSQTLTVNHGDNLATTLENANLPILVACRSGVCGSCRCKVTPNSVSSTSNMTLTAEDIEQGYVLACSSTIIDNTEVSFQ, from the coding sequence ATGTTAGAAAAATGGCACAATCACCAACCCGAAACATTTGTTTGTATCAATAAGTGGCAACAAACACCAGACACTGTAACCATCGAATTACAGCCACAGGTTAATACTGAATCTATTGATTTCAAACCAGGGCAATTTGTTAGTTTAGGTATACGTATCGATAACAAATTACTCTTTCGTGCCTATTCCATTAGTTCAATACCACACCGTTCTACACTGCAATTAACCATTAAGCGGGTCGATGGTGGCAAAGTTTCAACCTACCTCGTAAACACACTAACGATTGGCGATAACGTACAATTATTAAAACCAACGGGTGAGTTTAATTGTATTGATCACCCACCTGAAAACCAAAGTGTACTGTTGATCAGTGCTGGTTGCGGTATCACACCTGTCTATTCGATGGCTAAATATTGGCTTGAGCATAACGCAAACATTGATATTTGCTTTATTCATGTTGCGAAAAGTCCTTCACAAACACTGTTTTTTGAGCAATTAGTACAACTAAATAGTGAGCACAGTAATTTTAACTTACAGTTATTATTAAAAGATAAAGCTGATACTGAATTCCATCAAGGACGTTTAAATCAACAGTGGCTTGAACAATTAACACCAAATCTCCATCAGCGAACTGTCTATTTATGCGGTCCGGAAGGCTTTATGGAGGATGTAAGTCATTATTTACAGCAGCTTAATTTTAATATGGCACAATTCTTTCAAGAAAGTTTTACGCCAACGATAGCGCCTGTAGCAGAAGAAGTAACGAAAACAGTAAATGTTGATATTCCAGCTTTTAGCCAAACATTAACGGTTAATCATGGGGACAATTTAGCAACAACACTTGAGAATGCTAATTTACCAATTCTTGTTGCTTGTCGTAGTGGTGTTTGTGGTTCATGTCGCTGTAAAGTGACACCCAACAGCGTTAGCTCAACCAGTAATATGACATTAACAGCTGAGGATATTGAACAAGGCTATGTTCTTGCCTGTTCATCAACGATTATTGACAATACGGAAGTAAGTTTTCAGTAA
- the hcp gene encoding hydroxylamine reductase encodes MFCIQCEQTIETPIKKGCSYAAGMCGKTAEISDLQDVLVYTLQGVSYWADLAQTFDIVDDEINHWAPRAFFSTLTNVNFDRDRILALTNLAASYKARLTQAVTAAMTLAQQPLPTLPAVAEFELPDNIDAILALAPQVAVNRGYETISEDVIGLRLLCLYGLKGAAAYMEHARVLEQTDNAIYAQYHHIMGWLGTDPTDLNALLECSMEIGLMNYKVMEMLDLGETNTFGHPVPSQVNVKPIQGKCILVSGHDLHDLEKILQQTEGKGINVYTNGEMLPAHSYPELKKYPHLVGNYGSAWQNQQLEFANFPGAIVMTSNCLINPNVGQYADRIFTRSIVAWPGVAHIDGDDFAQVIDCALALDGFKHTEIEHMITIGFGRNALMAAAPAVIDQVKQGNIGHFFLVGGCDGDKAERSYYTDFAAQVPQDSVILTLACGKYRFNKNNFGDINGIPRLLDVGQCNDAYSAIQLALALAKEFDCGINELPLTLVLSWFEQKAIVILLTLFALGVKGIYTGPTAPAFLTDNLLAIIAEKFDMRPISTPEEDLKTILGA; translated from the coding sequence ATGTTTTGTATTCAATGTGAACAGACAATAGAAACACCGATCAAAAAGGGCTGTTCTTACGCCGCAGGTATGTGTGGTAAAACTGCTGAAATTTCAGATCTACAAGATGTGTTAGTTTATACCTTACAGGGAGTATCATACTGGGCAGATCTTGCGCAGACGTTTGATATTGTTGATGACGAAATTAACCATTGGGCACCGCGTGCATTCTTTTCAACGCTAACCAATGTTAACTTTGATCGTGATCGCATTCTAGCACTAACAAATCTTGCAGCGAGTTATAAGGCACGTTTAACACAAGCCGTAACAGCAGCAATGACTCTTGCACAACAACCATTACCTACCCTACCGGCAGTGGCTGAATTTGAATTACCAGATAACATTGACGCTATCTTGGCATTAGCACCACAGGTTGCAGTTAACCGCGGTTATGAAACGATCAGTGAAGATGTGATTGGTTTACGCTTATTATGCTTATATGGTCTAAAAGGCGCTGCAGCTTATATGGAGCATGCGCGAGTATTAGAACAAACAGATAACGCTATTTATGCACAATACCATCACATCATGGGTTGGTTAGGCACAGATCCTACTGATCTTAATGCATTACTTGAGTGTTCAATGGAAATTGGTCTAATGAACTACAAAGTAATGGAGATGCTTGATTTAGGCGAAACCAATACTTTTGGTCATCCCGTACCAAGCCAAGTTAACGTTAAGCCAATTCAGGGCAAATGTATTTTAGTATCAGGTCATGATTTGCATGATCTTGAAAAAATTCTACAACAAACTGAAGGCAAGGGTATTAATGTTTACACCAATGGTGAAATGTTACCAGCTCACAGCTACCCAGAACTCAAAAAATATCCTCACTTAGTGGGTAACTATGGTAGTGCTTGGCAGAATCAGCAGCTTGAATTTGCGAATTTCCCTGGCGCAATCGTAATGACATCAAACTGCTTAATTAACCCAAATGTAGGTCAATATGCAGATCGTATCTTTACACGCAGCATCGTAGCATGGCCTGGTGTCGCGCACATTGATGGTGATGATTTTGCTCAAGTTATTGATTGTGCATTAGCACTAGATGGCTTTAAGCACACAGAAATCGAACATATGATCACTATCGGTTTTGGTCGTAATGCATTAATGGCAGCCGCACCTGCTGTTATCGATCAAGTTAAACAAGGTAATATCGGCCACTTCTTCCTTGTTGGTGGTTGTGATGGTGATAAAGCAGAACGCAGTTACTACACTGATTTTGCAGCACAAGTCCCTCAAGACTCAGTAATCTTAACCTTAGCTTGTGGTAAATATCGCTTTAATAAAAATAACTTTGGCGATATTAATGGCATTCCTCGTTTACTCGATGTAGGCCAATGTAATGATGCTTATTCTGCTATTCAATTAGCACTCGCATTAGCGAAAGAGTTTGATTGTGGTATCAACGAGTTACCACTAACGTTAGTATTATCTTGGTTTGAACAAAAAGCGATTGTGATCTTATTGACCTTATTTGCATTGGGTGTCAAAGGTATCTACACAGGTCCAACAGCTCCTGCATTTTTAACTGATAATCTACTGGCAATTATTGCTGAAAAATTCGATATGCGTCCAATCTCAACGCCAGAGGAAGATCTTAAAACTATCTTAGGCGCGTAA
- the norR gene encoding nitric oxide reductase transcriptional regulator NorR: MNSKLDNVLLNIALNLSANLASDQHYQHLIDGIDQVFPCDASALFILDKQGLLTPVAVKGLSPAVLGRRFYPQAHPRLEAIMASKQPVRFDADSALPDPFDGILLNEQQTIDIHDCLGCSLYVEGQLVGVLTLDSLTVGAFDDIETVAIEMFAALAAATLRNIAQFNALKDQNKKQKSLTDTLIQQARSQQGEMVGISPVMQRLRTNIATVAKSNYAVLISGETGTGKELVAHEIHAQSARADTPMIYVNCAALPEGLAESELFGHVKGAFTGANSHRAGKFELADGGTLFLDEIGELPLLLQAKLLRVIQQGELQRVGSDQHLHVNVRIIAATNRQLEAEVELGHFRADLYHRLNVFPIFVPSLRERHDDIPVLAGYLLEKVRHQFNIPNLHIHPKVLSMLEAKSWPGNIRELEHTLTRAALRAIQEEQTTITGQYFDLPLGGDVKNTSRFFPEQSQPMRQLVEEYQKQLIEHILEKKHKNWAKSAEFLQMDRGNLYRMGKKLGIK; encoded by the coding sequence ATGAATTCCAAACTCGATAATGTACTACTCAACATTGCCCTTAACCTCAGTGCTAACCTCGCCAGTGATCAACATTATCAACATTTAATTGATGGTATCGATCAAGTTTTTCCTTGTGATGCCAGTGCCTTATTTATATTGGACAAACAAGGTTTATTAACGCCTGTTGCAGTTAAAGGTTTATCTCCTGCTGTATTAGGTCGTCGTTTTTATCCTCAAGCTCATCCTCGCTTAGAAGCCATTATGGCCAGTAAGCAACCAGTACGTTTTGATGCTGATAGCGCTTTACCCGATCCCTTTGATGGTATTTTACTGAACGAACAACAAACTATTGATATTCATGATTGCTTAGGCTGCAGCCTCTATGTAGAAGGCCAATTAGTTGGTGTATTGACATTAGATTCACTCACTGTTGGCGCATTTGATGATATTGAAACTGTTGCTATTGAAATGTTTGCTGCTTTAGCGGCGGCAACACTACGTAACATAGCTCAATTTAATGCTCTTAAAGATCAAAATAAAAAACAAAAATCACTCACGGATACTTTGATTCAACAAGCCCGATCACAACAAGGGGAAATGGTAGGGATTAGCCCTGTAATGCAGCGATTACGCACCAATATTGCCACTGTCGCAAAATCTAACTATGCAGTATTGATCAGTGGTGAAACGGGTACAGGTAAAGAACTCGTTGCTCATGAAATTCATGCTCAATCTGCACGCGCAGATACACCAATGATTTATGTTAACTGTGCAGCACTACCAGAAGGATTAGCCGAAAGTGAGCTGTTTGGTCATGTAAAAGGCGCATTCACTGGCGCAAACAGCCATCGAGCAGGTAAATTTGAGTTAGCAGATGGAGGAACGCTCTTTTTAGATGAAATTGGCGAATTACCGCTACTTTTACAAGCAAAATTATTACGCGTGATCCAACAAGGAGAACTGCAACGTGTCGGCAGTGACCAACATTTACATGTTAATGTTCGCATTATCGCAGCAACCAACCGTCAATTAGAGGCCGAAGTCGAGCTTGGTCATTTTCGTGCAGATTTATATCACCGCCTTAATGTCTTCCCTATCTTTGTGCCTTCCCTGCGTGAACGTCATGATGATATTCCTGTATTAGCAGGTTATTTACTTGAAAAAGTGCGCCATCAATTTAATATTCCTAATCTACATATTCATCCCAAAGTATTAAGCATGCTTGAAGCTAAGTCATGGCCAGGTAATATTCGTGAATTAGAACATACACTTACACGTGCAGCATTACGGGCCATTCAAGAGGAACAAACAACAATTACAGGTCAATATTTTGATCTCCCCCTTGGTGGTGATGTAAAAAACACATCAAGGTTTTTCCCTGAACAATCACAACCAATGCGCCAATTAGTCGAAGAGTATCAAAAACAACTCATTGAGCACATACTTGAAAAAAAACATAAAAATTGGGCAAAATCAGCTGAGTTTCTGCAAATGGATCGTGGAAATCTTTATCGTATGGGAAAAAAACTGGGGATCAAATAG
- the murQ gene encoding N-acetylmuramic acid 6-phosphate etherase, whose product MQIYLTKLVTESRNSASEAIDTLSTLEMLKVINDEDKKVALAVEQTLPAIAQAVDAIAAAFLQGGRLVYVGAGTSGRLGILDASECPPTYGSAPEQVVGLIAGGHQAILKAVENAEDNAEMGTEDLKAINFSANDILVGIAASGRTPYVLGAMAYASSVNATVACVSCNPQSPMTAAADIVITPVVGAEVVTGSSRMKAGTAQKLVLNMLTTGAMIRIGKIYGNLMVDVEATNAKLVERQKQIVMQATECDREQAEMALIACNGHCKTAIVMILTNVDSHTAKTLLEQNNGYIRPAIAELS is encoded by the coding sequence ATGCAAATTTATTTAACGAAATTAGTGACTGAAAGCCGAAATAGTGCTAGCGAGGCAATCGATACGTTATCAACGTTAGAGATGCTAAAAGTTATCAATGATGAAGATAAGAAAGTAGCATTGGCTGTTGAACAAACCTTGCCAGCTATTGCTCAAGCCGTTGATGCGATAGCTGCTGCTTTTTTACAAGGCGGACGTTTAGTTTATGTTGGTGCTGGTACCTCTGGGCGATTAGGTATTCTTGACGCTAGTGAATGTCCGCCAACCTATGGTAGTGCGCCAGAGCAAGTGGTAGGTTTAATTGCAGGTGGTCATCAAGCTATTTTAAAAGCGGTTGAAAACGCAGAAGATAACGCGGAAATGGGAACTGAAGATCTAAAAGCAATCAATTTTTCAGCTAATGATATTCTGGTTGGTATTGCTGCCAGTGGTCGTACTCCTTATGTATTAGGGGCAATGGCTTATGCCAGTTCTGTCAATGCGACTGTCGCTTGTGTAAGTTGTAATCCTCAAAGCCCAATGACAGCAGCGGCTGATATTGTGATCACACCTGTTGTTGGCGCTGAAGTTGTAACGGGATCTTCTCGAATGAAAGCGGGTACTGCGCAAAAATTAGTGCTTAATATGCTAACCACGGGCGCGATGATCCGTATTGGTAAAATTTATGGCAATTTGATGGTTGATGTAGAAGCAACCAACGCCAAACTGGTTGAACGCCAAAAGCAGATTGTAATGCAAGCAACTGAATGCGATCGAGAGCAAGCTGAAATGGCTTTAATAGCGTGTAATGGTCACTGTAAAACAGCAATTGTAATGATATTAACTAATGTTGATAGTCATACGGCGAAAACATTGTTAGAACAAAATAATGGCTATATTCGACCCGCAATTGCTGAACTAAGTTGA
- a CDS encoding AsmA family protein, whose amino-acid sequence MTQDIPQITPKVHKKKTLKKVALWTMIALLTPIVTISGILAYGVKFDLSSHRTEINQWLSKTLDRKTEIKGNMAVTLSFSPEIELSDVTIANLKSMPWQPMLKSGYIAAKVSVLPLLQNTLKIDYLDLNDISLNLLRDQQGKENWVFTQPSTTSKPSAISSAFKLVLSNNITANKIRVNYEDQTKGAYYSGYLDHLALTKPDKWLLVTKGDAMGSEYNLSLTGDLQKLINNQHGQLFAKGSFAGAELDVDANITPFSSSDNSTANISLHWKNTSQISNLLDLDLQHVAPLSLTTELIASNKGFAFNDIQVRSPITTANGHINVRFAQNMQHLNIIEGKLDIPVIDLRPWLQPQPQMMRGMMYATAPQQSPLQKALNQWLVKTQTHFGLTIGTIKGLGTPVNSISLKINGENGKLSAPMAANIANVPFTGNARIDATQWTSKVDVTLGAKNSSLGEMAGWISGLPNATGHLKNAQLQLTTEGTKLQQWLDNSQLGLSINHANVNWGAKASFAIDKAQLHSGMEQPFSSNISGKIMDIPVNIAAKAGTLADIINHRDWSPSLHFSSPVLDIKAQGKLINTHWQQGSWFDVSVHSNDAGKLSPWLGTRKTIHGKLNFKGKLTNNGQWLDLDIPDITLLNSQGKLNLQWQLLHDQPFLKLNSQFSTLDFTQLSQFINKTSLPKVEQTVPTQGVNLDVPILSNKIVIADADVNLHVNKMLWAQQQVDDMAFKGKVRNGKLSTSPFSARYAGSIYNGDIAFDINNQTINSQLHLAVNKPNIGRILQQFNIVNNLGMSLDSAKLAVSLSGRTLLELMEQAKIDAQLNGGKLKLSDSYTGKAFNIALNQGHFITGPNTATHLTLDGQAANKPVAITLDSISLKQANDGRTSIPIALNASVGDIKFNAQSQVVLPIDPKKLNLTFEATTPNLNRFNEFTGIKLPPYGPVKIAASLSMNNVGYHLRDMLIKVGSSTLKGYGDFLPPLKGDGHNRPDIKLVLNAPFIQINDFKLKNWQAWLPEDKKSKPVIVSKQQPVDAISPQGLNLFNADFKLNVSNVRSGKDWLGAGKLDWTLKNGLLTLKPLHIQLPGGDINIDGSVVPKGDKFAIKLNGLVKNFDYGIIARRLDPTTKMHGKISAKFDLSSIANTPESLMNNANGFIGFAAWPKAYQANLIDLWAVSLADAVLPTFTTKDNSVLNCVAGGFNVHNGNIKQRDLLLDTSRIQVHGAFDASYKKRDFNLYLSPRSKKAQIFSLQTPVEVHGTFEKFNLEIPLSAIFETSIRFTTSPIIAPLQWLFEKPIAANGSAECQRIWQAQ is encoded by the coding sequence ATGACTCAAGATATCCCCCAAATAACACCTAAGGTTCATAAAAAAAAGACACTAAAAAAAGTGGCATTATGGACAATGATCGCACTATTAACGCCGATTGTTACAATCTCTGGCATCTTAGCTTATGGCGTTAAATTTGACCTCAGTTCACATCGTACTGAAATCAATCAATGGTTAAGCAAAACCCTTGATCGTAAAACAGAGATAAAAGGCAATATGGCAGTCACCCTATCATTTAGTCCTGAGATAGAATTAAGTGATGTGACTATTGCTAATCTAAAATCAATGCCATGGCAACCCATGTTAAAATCGGGTTACATTGCGGCCAAAGTGTCAGTATTACCATTATTACAAAACACCCTTAAGATTGATTATCTTGACCTTAACGATATCTCATTAAATTTACTACGAGATCAACAAGGTAAAGAAAACTGGGTATTCACTCAACCATCAACAACATCAAAACCGTCAGCAATATCATCAGCTTTTAAATTAGTATTAAGTAACAATATCACCGCAAATAAAATTCGAGTGAATTATGAAGACCAAACAAAAGGCGCTTATTACAGCGGTTATCTTGATCACTTGGCACTAACAAAACCTGATAAATGGTTATTAGTGACAAAAGGTGACGCGATGGGCAGTGAATACAATCTTTCATTGACTGGCGATTTACAAAAACTGATTAATAATCAACATGGTCAATTATTTGCAAAAGGCAGCTTTGCTGGTGCTGAATTAGATGTTGACGCCAACATTACACCGTTTAGTAGCAGTGATAACTCGACAGCTAATATCAGTTTACATTGGAAAAATACTAGCCAAATTTCAAATCTACTCGATCTTGATTTACAACATGTAGCCCCCCTTTCACTCACAACAGAACTCATAGCATCCAATAAGGGATTTGCATTTAATGATATTCAAGTGCGTAGTCCTATTACGACGGCAAATGGCCACATCAATGTTCGTTTTGCTCAAAATATGCAGCACTTAAATATTATTGAAGGTAAATTAGATATTCCCGTTATCGACCTTCGTCCATGGCTACAACCGCAACCACAAATGATGCGGGGGATGATGTATGCTACTGCACCACAACAATCACCACTACAAAAAGCACTTAATCAATGGCTAGTGAAAACTCAAACTCACTTTGGCTTAACCATTGGCACTATTAAAGGCTTAGGTACGCCTGTTAATTCGATTTCACTTAAGATTAATGGTGAAAATGGTAAATTATCAGCACCAATGGCTGCCAATATTGCAAATGTTCCATTCACGGGTAATGCCCGCATTGATGCAACACAATGGACCTCAAAGGTTGATGTTACTTTAGGTGCTAAAAATTCATCATTAGGCGAAATGGCGGGTTGGATTTCAGGCTTACCTAACGCAACCGGTCACCTTAAAAATGCCCAGCTGCAATTGACAACAGAAGGCACTAAACTGCAACAGTGGCTGGATAACAGTCAGCTTGGACTTTCTATTAATCATGCCAATGTAAACTGGGGGGCCAAAGCCTCATTTGCTATTGATAAAGCACAGTTACACTCGGGAATGGAACAACCGTTTAGCTCAAATATTAGCGGTAAAATAATGGATATTCCGGTTAATATTGCAGCCAAAGCGGGAACATTAGCTGATATTATTAATCATCGAGATTGGTCACCATCACTGCATTTTTCAAGCCCCGTATTGGATATAAAAGCACAGGGAAAGTTAATTAACACCCACTGGCAGCAAGGTAGTTGGTTTGATGTTAGCGTTCACAGTAATGACGCAGGAAAACTAAGCCCATGGCTTGGTACTCGCAAAACCATCCACGGTAAACTTAATTTCAAAGGTAAACTCACCAATAATGGTCAATGGCTCGATCTTGATATTCCAGATATCACGCTACTTAACAGTCAGGGGAAGTTAAATTTACAATGGCAACTATTACACGATCAGCCATTTTTGAAATTAAATAGCCAATTCAGTACGCTTGATTTTACTCAATTAAGCCAATTTATTAATAAAACAAGCTTACCTAAAGTCGAACAAACCGTACCAACTCAAGGGGTTAATCTTGATGTACCCATTTTAAGCAATAAAATTGTCATTGCCGATGCTGATGTGAATTTACATGTTAATAAAATGCTGTGGGCGCAACAACAAGTCGATGATATGGCATTTAAAGGCAAAGTGCGAAACGGCAAACTCAGCACATCACCATTTAGCGCTCGTTATGCTGGCAGTATTTATAACGGTGATATTGCGTTTGATATTAATAATCAAACCATTAATTCACAACTACATTTAGCGGTAAACAAACCCAATATAGGGCGTATTTTACAGCAATTTAATATCGTCAATAATCTTGGTATGAGCTTAGATAGCGCCAAACTTGCCGTTTCATTATCAGGTCGAACACTGCTAGAGTTAATGGAGCAGGCAAAAATTGATGCTCAACTCAATGGCGGTAAATTAAAACTCTCTGATAGTTACACTGGTAAAGCCTTTAATATTGCATTAAATCAAGGCCACTTTATTACAGGGCCAAATACAGCAACCCACCTTACCCTTGATGGGCAAGCCGCTAATAAGCCCGTCGCAATCACACTAGATTCCATCTCTTTGAAACAAGCCAATGATGGTCGTACATCCATTCCCATCGCATTGAATGCGAGTGTTGGCGACATCAAATTTAATGCTCAATCACAAGTTGTGTTACCGATTGATCCTAAAAAACTCAATCTAACCTTTGAAGCAACGACACCTAACTTAAACCGCTTTAATGAGTTTACAGGTATAAAATTACCACCTTATGGCCCAGTAAAAATCGCCGCATCATTATCAATGAATAATGTCGGCTACCATCTGCGTGACATGCTAATCAAGGTTGGCAGCAGTACCCTTAAAGGCTATGGTGATTTTTTACCTCCACTAAAAGGTGATGGTCACAATCGCCCTGATATAAAGCTGGTATTAAATGCACCGTTTATTCAGATTAATGATTTCAAACTTAAAAACTGGCAAGCATGGCTACCAGAAGACAAAAAATCAAAGCCCGTTATTGTCTCTAAACAACAACCTGTCGACGCCATTAGCCCACAAGGATTAAATTTATTCAATGCTGATTTTAAACTCAATGTCAGTAATGTGCGTTCAGGTAAAGATTGGTTAGGTGCGGGTAAATTAGATTGGACGTTAAAAAATGGCTTATTAACACTGAAACCGTTACACATTCAGTTACCTGGTGGAGATATTAATATTGACGGCTCAGTAGTACCTAAAGGCGACAAATTTGCCATCAAACTCAATGGACTAGTGAAGAATTTTGATTATGGCATTATCGCCCGTCGTCTTGATCCAACGACAAAGATGCATGGTAAAATCAGTGCTAAATTTGACTTAAGCAGTATTGCCAACACCCCTGAAAGCTTAATGAATAATGCCAATGGGTTTATTGGGTTTGCAGCATGGCCTAAAGCTTACCAAGCGAACCTTATTGATCTTTGGGCTGTTAGCTTGGCCGATGCGGTGTTACCCACATTTACCACTAAAGATAATTCGGTACTTAACTGTGTCGCAGGTGGTTTTAATGTACATAATGGCAATATAAAGCAACGTGATTTATTACTTGATACCTCACGTATTCAAGTTCATGGCGCATTTGACGCTAGTTATAAAAAACGTGACTTTAACTTATACTTATCGCCACGATCTAAAAAAGCACAGATCTTTAGCCTTCAAACCCCGGTTGAAGTGCATGGTACTTTTGAGAAATTCAACCTTGAAATACCCTTATCGGCCATTTTTGAAACATCTATACGCTTTACGACAAGCCCAATAATAGCGCCACTACAATGGTTATTTGAAAAACCAATCGCCGCTAATGGAAGTGCTGAATGTCAACGAATTTGGCAAGCGCAATAA